The DNA region ATTTTACGCATCCTCATTGCCGGAGTATTGGCTTTTCACGGGGTGGGGCATGCTATGGGTATTATCCCCGCGTTACAGCTCCCCTTTTTTGAGGGTCAAACCGGAGCATGGGCCAAAAATTGGTCGAGCCGTTCCTGGCTGTTGACCCCGCTTTTAGGCGAAGCGACCAGCCGTTTCCTCAGTATCATTCTATTTGCCGTGCCGCTCATTGGCTTTATTGCTGCGGCCTTGGGCTTAATGGGCTGGCTGGTTCCCTACGAGTGGTGGCGACTACTGGCCATTGTATCGGCCGTGATTTCTCTGGTGGCCCTGGCCCTTTTTTGGAAGGCTTTCATCTATCTCTTTCCCCACAAAGTGGGCGCCATTGCCGTGAACGTGGCTGTACTGGTGTGTTTGTTCTGGGCAAACTGGCCTTCGGAAGCAGATATTGGATATTAAAACAAATTGAAACAATGGAGAGAGAGAAAATACAATGAACATTGTCGGTTTAATTTTTAGCTGGTTTTTTGCTGTTCTTTTTGGCGTGTTAACGGTTTCATTCTTCTTGATGGGCAACTGGCCACAAGGACTGGTCTTGTTGGGCCTCACGCTGGTTTTGCTGCCGCCGGTGAGAAATTTGATTGGAAATTGGATTGGTAAGCCGCTGCCGTGGTGGGGGGTGGGTCGGCGCGTTTGTTGTTTTAGTGGTGGCCTTTGTGGTGGTGGGCAACCTCAACCGCGCCACCTCTATTTACAAATCACCCGAGATCAAAGCGCGCTTTATGGAAATTTACGATGAAAAGATGAAAGAATGGCCGGTACCGTATGAGGATGTATTTTTGGATACCTCGTATGGAAAAGTCCACGTGATTGTCAGCGGGCCGGAAGATGCGCCGCCGCTCCTGCTGCTGCACGCCTCGGGCGTGGCCGGCTGGTCGTGGAAGTACAATGTGGCAGAACTCAGCCAACACTATCGCGCCTACGCCATTGATCTGATTGGCGACGCCGGCAAAAGTGAGTTTACCACACTGGATCATATTATGAAGGATGGTAAGGATCAGGCCGAACTGTACGCCGAAATTACCGACCAACTGGGCGTGGAGAGAGCCTACGTGGTTGGGGCCTCCGAGGGCGGTTTTATTGGCTCCAATTACGCATTGTACCACCCGGAGCGGGTGGAGAAGTTAGCGCTGCTTGGACCAATGGGGTATTCCGGGGCAACGCAATCAATAATAAGGATTATGTCTGCCCAGTTTTTTCCCTTGAAACCCATTCAGGACAGCACCTTTAGCTGGGCGTTTAGTGATAGTGTTGTGTTGAAAGAAGATTTTGGAGAATGGTTTCGTTTGTTAATGGGTGGAACTAATCCAGCCAAGGTTGCCCCCTGGTCGTTTTCGGCAGAAGAGCGGCAAAGCCTGCAAGTACCGGTGTTGTTTGTGTTTGGTGAGCGAGATAACCTGGTTGGCGACCCGGAAGTGGCCCGGGCGCTGGTGCAAAATATCCCTGATGTTCGGGTTGAGGTAGTAGAGGCGGGGCATCTGATGGGCGGCGAAAAGCCGGAACAGGTGAATGCGCTGATTCTTGAATTTTTTGAGTAGGGAAGGAAAATCTTTGTCAATCATTGCCCGCAATTTAGTGAGCGTCAAAAAATAACTTGGGGATTACTCGTTCCCAAATTTGTTTGGAGCCAAGTCCAGTTTGGGAACGAGTAAAACAAGTAAATCATTCCAGCGATTTTACTATTCGATTTTTAGAAGCCTCAGTCTGTTTGGGGAACCGACACGCCTACGGCTTTCTCTCGGGTGACTGGTTGTCGGGTCCAGGGTGTGCCCAACATGGGCAGCAGCCAGCGGTCCAGGCCGTACCAGCCCGCCACCTTCCAGGCCATAATCAATAGAATAGCCAGGCTGTACATCACCGGATTGGTGCTGGCCACGCCGGCCAGCATAAAGTTGAGGTTCATAAAACCGCCCAAAAAGGCGGCAATGCCGGTAAACGCGCCCAACAGCAGCAAAATGCCAATCATCATTTCGCTGTAGGCAACGAGCGGGCCAAACCAAACGTTCCACTCATTGTCAATCATAAATTGCAGAAAACCACGATACCATTCAAACGTGATTTGCGGCCGGCCTTCGGCGGGGATGGCCACCGCATTTTGCCAGAAACCCCTAATGGCCGTGCCATCCATCCAGGCCGGATTGTTGATTTTTCCCCAGCCGGAAGGAATCCAGACATAGGCCAGGTAGAGACGAAGTATCAGCCATAACCAGGCCAACTTCACCGAACCAAATAAAAACCGCGCCAGGGGCGGGTCAGGGATAAGAATTTCCCCCTTTTTAGAAACAATTTGCTTATCGGACATTGTATCCCCCTTATGTAAATAATGTTTTACTATAGATGCGTTTCACTTTAACATATTCAGATTAAAATTATATTATAGCCCTGGTTTCAAGATACGGTTACACTCTATAAACCACAAAATCAGTCCCGGGGGTATGCCCCTTTTTCAAATGGATAGAGCGGTTGGGCAAGTCCATGATGA from Anaerolineae bacterium includes:
- a CDS encoding DoxX family membrane protein — its product is MSDKQIVSKKGEILIPDPPLARFLFGSVKLAWLWLILRLYLAYVWIPSGWGKINNPAWMDGTAIRGFWQNAVAIPAEGRPQITFEWYRGFLQFMIDNEWNVWFGPLVAYSEMMIGILLLLGAFTGIAAFLGGFMNLNFMLAGVASTNPVMYSLAILLIMAWKVAGWYGLDRWLLPMLGTPWTRQPVTREKAVGVSVPQTD
- a CDS encoding alpha/beta hydrolase, whose amino-acid sequence is MEIGLVSRCRGGGWVGAFVVLVVAFVVVGNLNRATSIYKSPEIKARFMEIYDEKMKEWPVPYEDVFLDTSYGKVHVIVSGPEDAPPLLLLHASGVAGWSWKYNVAELSQHYRAYAIDLIGDAGKSEFTTLDHIMKDGKDQAELYAEITDQLGVERAYVVGASEGGFIGSNYALYHPERVEKLALLGPMGYSGATQSIIRIMSAQFFPLKPIQDSTFSWAFSDSVVLKEDFGEWFRLLMGGTNPAKVAPWSFSAEERQSLQVPVLFVFGERDNLVGDPEVARALVQNIPDVRVEVVEAGHLMGGEKPEQVNALILEFFE